The Solibacillus sp. FSL R7-0668 genome includes the window TCAACCGTTCCTTCATCCACATACGGCAAACAAATAGGAATACCCCCAGCATGTTTGATCGCCTGAAGATACGTATTATTTATTTCCATTTTCCCTTCAACAGGGTGCATCGTTAAACCGATAATTGGTTTCATTATTCTCCTCCAGCAACACTCGTTTTACATGCCTCTACAAAGCTTTTAAACAACCGTTGTGCATGCATATTTCCAAGTGGCGCCAACTCTTCTGGATGCCATTGTACGGAAATACAATACGGATGATCCTCATGCTCCATCGCCTCAATTACGCCATCCTTCGCAACACCTGATAAAACAAGCCCTTCTCCAAGTTTACCAACCGCTTGATGATGATAGGTATTGACACGAAACTGATTTTCTTCAAAAATAGCTTTCATTTTTGGTGTAAGCACTTCCACATAATGTGCCAATGCACCGCGCTTCGATTGCTGTTTATGCCCAATTGCATCTTCTACTTGTGTTGGAATGTCTTGAATAATCGTACCGCCAAAAAAGACATTCATAATTTGCATGCCTCGGCAAACCCCTAAAATCGGCATATCACGCTCAAATGCCCGCTTCATAAACAACAAATCACTATCATCACGCTTCCGTACAACGCGCCCAATATTTTGATGAGGTTCCTCGCCAAATAAATCAGGGTCAATATCTTCCCCACCTATTAAAATAATGCCGTCCACTCTATCTAATAGTGCATCCACATGGTCTTCTGTCGCATTAGGCAAACAAATTGGAATTCCTCCTGCAATTTCCACGGAATCTAAATAAGCATTATTAATATCCAATTTTTTATCAATATCATACATCGTTAAGCCAATAACTGGTTTCATCTCTCTATCCCCTTAAAATGCAATAATGATTCAAACTATTCAAATTATACTATTATACAGCTGTAAAATACTAGCATCTAGTTAATATGTATATAAAAACAAAAAATCACCCACAACATTGTCAATGGGTGATTTTGTTCATTAGTTTTTAGCTAATATATCCATGAAATACGATTGAATTTCTCGCCAATTGTATACGCGCTTAAAGCGATCCTCTGACGCGTTATAAGGCATTGAATAAAGTAAACCCGTACCACGAAAGGCTGCTAATTGACGCGGACTATCATCAATTAAATAGTCCGTATGTATAACGGCCTTATTGCCACAAAAGACGATGTTTTGCGTTTTTAAAAACGGCAAATGCTCCATTAGCCATTCATATTTCGCATTAAAAGAGCCCGGTACATCCATTGCAGCCGTCGCAATATAAATTTCAAAATGTTCTTGTAGCTCTTTTATCACCTCAACACAATCTGGATCTAGTACGGCTAAATCACGGAAATAGTCTGGCTCATTTAATAATGCAAATAGCTTCTTCGCCTCTTCTCGTGGTAAATCACGCTGTGTTGTCAGTAAAAATTCGCCATTTGAAAAATTTGTCCCGAAATTTTTATTATAAGTGTCGCATAATTTCGTATAAAAATCCGCTAACACCTGATCCATATCAATTGCAATACTCGGTTTCATTTTATGCCTCCTCAATGATTTCCTCTTATTAGTTTATACAGGGTATTCTCTAAAAAACAAGCGTTAGCCTTAGCAGCGTACATATTTACGTTTGAAGCCGATTCGTCCCTTTTCAATTTGCTTTTCAATTTCTAATGCTGCATGTAAAATGCCAGGTTTCTTTCCTTCACGTTGCATTTCAACCGGACCAATTTCATGTGCGATTTTTAAGGCTTCTTCATGTAATGGCTGAAAGGAAACCCCCACCGTCATGACAAAATTATTCATCGATGCTTGTGCTCGCGGTGGCGCTAGGTGTATCTCTTTCTTCACTTGCTCGAGCATGCCTTGAATTTTCTGAACATCAAAATAATCATCTTTGCGATTTCCTAATAGCCAGCAATAGCAACTCCAACCCGCGGACATTTTCAATTCCTCACCACTGGCAATCCATTTATCACTTACTCGCTGAGCAATATCCGATTCCGCCAATGTTACCGCCACGACGTAATCTGAAATCATATAAAAATAAGCACCGTCAATCCAGCGATCATAATCCTCCTCGGTCATCGCCTTTGCATCTGCAATTACCCCCGCAAAATACATGGCATCATAATTGCCCGTTGCATATAATTTTTCCGCTAATGGTTGGTCAATTTTAATTTGCTTTCGATAAGGCTTCATCGATCCTGTTGTTACACCAAAAACAGGCTCCACCGCTCCATTACCCATATAAATCTTTTTCGTACGCTCTTTCCCAAGTGCCTCTAATTCTTGCATCATCGTTTGAAATTCCATCAATAATCCACCATCTTTCTTCCCTATCCAAAAGAGTTCACCTTGTTCTATTACAATAATCGATTTTCTTCATTCTGTCATTTTCAATTCGTTTACAAAGGATAAACAGCTAAGAATTTCTCATACTAACTTTATTATTAAGATAGGATGTGATCTATTTGGTAAAATCAAAATTCGCAAAGCTTGAGCCTGCGCAAATTGAAGAATTAATCAAACTTGAAGAAAAACTAGAGGTAACTTTACTCGCTTATGACCATTTCGTCACGGAAGAGCAATCACAAGAAAGCAATAATACAAATACAATTAATCCGTCGTAAGATTTCCTTTTTTGCCAATAATGTAATCGTAATATACCTTTTTTTATACAGAAAACGCATCTGCCAGCGTTTTCTGTATAACCTTGAAAAGTCTTATTGTAGCTAGATTTATCGTTATCATTTAAATTCGATACCAAGCTCCTCTTTAAACTATTTACTTTCAACGCGATTTAAATCAAGCTCGGATATTTTTGATTTTATAATAACCTTTTGCGCTTCTAAATACAGTTCTTTATTACTATTACTACTACAAGCTGATAGTATAAGCACTAACATAACTATAATTATTGCTCTTACTTATTTTTCAGTTAACATCCCCAGTATCTTAGTGTAATATATACTCCACCAATATATTACACTATGTTAAAAAGCTAATCTTTCCCAATGAAGTTATTTCCTAGAGCTTAGAACATAATGATTTAACAAGCTTTTGTAGTCACAAAAATTCAATACAAAATCTTTGTACATCATAAATATATGATGTATATTATAAAAATAGTTTACTAATAAACATTTACAATTGAAGGTATTATTTACAAGTAAACAAATTACGAGGAGATGAAATTGATGATGTTAATGGAAGGTAAAGCTGGTTTAGTATCAGCAGCAGGATCAGGCATTGGACGCGCGAGTGCCCTAGCATTAGCGAAAGCTGGCGCAAAAGTAATGGTTTCAGACGTAAATGAAGAAGCAGGTCTAGAAACCGTTAAATTAATTGAAGAAATCGGTGGCGTAGCAAAGTTCTTCAAATGCAATGTTATGAATGAAGACGAAGTAATTGCATTAGTTGATGAAACGGTAAAAGCTTTCGGTAAATTAGATTTTGCCCACAATAATGCAGGCGTAAACTTACAGCGCACTAAAATTGGAGAAGCGGATTCAGATGCATGGGATAAAACAATCCGTATCACATTATATGGTACATTTTATAGCATGAAGCACCAAGTAAATGCGATGTTGAAAAATGGTGGTGGCTCAATCGTCAACACTGCTTCGGGTGCTGGAATCGAAGGCGCTGTAAATATGGCTGCTTATGTAGCTTCTAAACATGCTGTAGTGGGAATTACAAAAACGACTGCATTAGAATATGGTAAAGATAAAATCCGTGTTAACGCAATTGCTCCAGGTTCTACGGTTACACCAGCAATCGAACGCTGGGCAGAAACTTCACCAGAGCAATATAACGCCGTATTAAAAGCGATGCCTTCAGGTGAAATGACAAGAGCTGAAGACCAAGCGAATGCTGTATTATTCTTATGCTCAGATTTATCAAAACAAATCAACGGTGTAACACTACCTGTTGATGGTGGCTATACAGCAGGTAAATTACCACTATAAGCTTTTTTCACGTTTAAATTAAAGGCATCATAAAAGCTTTGAAAAATACATGGAGAAATTGAGGCAGTAAAAAGTTAAAAAAAGCGTTGGAGCTAGTCACCCCAACGCTTTATCAATTAATACATCTTCATATATTGGTCGCGTTCCCACTGGTGGACAGTTGAACGGTACATCTCGAACTCGATTTCTTTTGCTTCTTTAAAGTTCGCATAAATATGGCTACCTAAAGCGCGTTGAACAACTTCATCTTTCGCAAGTAGACCCAGTGCATCGTCTAATGCTGCTGGTAAGTTGTCGATACCATTTGCTTTACGCTCTTCTTCGCTCATTACATAGATGTTACGGTTGATTGCTGGAGGTGGTGTCAATGCTTGACGAATTCCCTCTAAGCCAGCCTCTAAAATAACAGCCATCGCTAAGTAAGGGTTAGCAGATGGGTCCACAGAACGCACTTCTACACGAGTTGATACACCGCGAGAAGATGGGATACGGATTAGTGGTGAACGGTTTTGTGCTGACCATGCTACGTAACATGGTGCTTCATAACCTGGTACTAAACGTTTGTATGAGTTAACAGTTGGGTTTGTAATTGCTGTAAAGCCTTGTACATGCTTTAACACACCCGCCATGAATTGCATCGCTGTATCGGATAAGCCAATTTCTGCTGATTCATCGTAGAAAGCATTTTCTTTCCCTTTGAATAACGATACGTTAAAGTGCATGCCTGAACCCGCTTCACCGAATAATGGTTTTGGCATAAATGTTGCATGTAGGCCATGTTTACGAGCAATTGTTTTTACTACTAATTTAAACGTTTGGATGTTGTCACAAGCTTTGATTGCATCCGCATATTTAAAGTCGATTTCGTGTTGACCTGGTGCTACCTCATGGTGTGAAGCTTCGATTTCAAAGCCCATTTCCTCCAGTTCTAACACGATATCACGACGACAGTTTTCCCCTAAGTCTGTCGGTGCTAAGTCGAAGTAACCACCGTTATCATTTACTTCTAACGTAGGCTCCCCTTTTGCATCTAATTTGAATAAGAAGAATTCTGGCTCAGGCCCTAAGTTAAAGTTCGTGAAGCCCATTTCTTCCATTTCTTTTAATACGCGTTTTAAGTTATTACGTGGGTCACCTGCGAATGGTGTACCGTTTGGATTATAAATATCACAGATAAAACGTGCTACTTTCCCTTTTTCTGCTGTCCATGGGAATACCATAAACGAATCATAATCAGGATATAAGTACATGTCTGATTCTTCAATACGTACGAAGCCTTCAATAGAAGAACCGTCAAACATCATTTTATTGTCTAATGCTTTATCTAATTGGCTTACTGGAATTTCTACGTTTTTAATCGTCCCTAAAATGTCTGTGAACTGTAAACGAATAAATTTTACTTCTTCTTCTTGTACGAGACGTTTAATATCGTCTTTTGTGTATTTACCCACTAAATTCCACACTCCTACTATTGTTCAGTACTCAATATATTGCATTTTTTAATCTTATATAATTCACACGTTATTGGTAAAAACGTGATAAATCCCCTTGTCGAATGGATGTTTTTTGCATGCGCTGTGCTTGACGCATTTCTTCACGCAAAATTTTACGTAATTCTGTATCCGAAATTTCTTTAGTTGCCTGCTGTAATGCTGGGTCATTTTTCATCGCGAATACTTTTTTAATGCCTGCCATATTGACACCTTGCTCTAACATATCTTTGATTTCCAATAATAGATCGATATCATTCAGTGAGAACATGCGTCGATTTCCTTCAGTACGGTGTGGCTGAAT containing:
- a CDS encoding gamma-glutamyl-gamma-aminobutyrate hydrolase family protein, whose protein sequence is MKPVIGLTMYDIDKKLDINNAYLDSVEIAGGIPICLPNATEDHVDALLDRVDGIILIGGEDIDPDLFGEEPHQNIGRVVRKRDDSDLLFMKRAFERDMPILGVCRGMQIMNVFFGGTIIQDIPTQVEDAIGHKQQSKRGALAHYVEVLTPKMKAIFEENQFRVNTYHHQAVGKLGEGLVLSGVAKDGVIEAMEHEDHPYCISVQWHPEELAPLGNMHAQRLFKSFVEACKTSVAGGE
- a CDS encoding 5' nucleotidase, NT5C type, whose product is MKPSIAIDMDQVLADFYTKLCDTYNKNFGTNFSNGEFLLTTQRDLPREEAKKLFALLNEPDYFRDLAVLDPDCVEVIKELQEHFEIYIATAAMDVPGSFNAKYEWLMEHLPFLKTQNIVFCGNKAVIHTDYLIDDSPRQLAAFRGTGLLYSMPYNASEDRFKRVYNWREIQSYFMDILAKN
- a CDS encoding DNA alkylation repair protein translates to MEFQTMMQELEALGKERTKKIYMGNGAVEPVFGVTTGSMKPYRKQIKIDQPLAEKLYATGNYDAMYFAGVIADAKAMTEEDYDRWIDGAYFYMISDYVVAVTLAESDIAQRVSDKWIASGEELKMSAGWSCYCWLLGNRKDDYFDVQKIQGMLEQVKKEIHLAPPRAQASMNNFVMTVGVSFQPLHEEALKIAHEIGPVEMQREGKKPGILHAALEIEKQIEKGRIGFKRKYVRC
- a CDS encoding glucose 1-dehydrogenase is translated as MMLMEGKAGLVSAAGSGIGRASALALAKAGAKVMVSDVNEEAGLETVKLIEEIGGVAKFFKCNVMNEDEVIALVDETVKAFGKLDFAHNNAGVNLQRTKIGEADSDAWDKTIRITLYGTFYSMKHQVNAMLKNGGGSIVNTASGAGIEGAVNMAAYVASKHAVVGITKTTALEYGKDKIRVNAIAPGSTVTPAIERWAETSPEQYNAVLKAMPSGEMTRAEDQANAVLFLCSDLSKQINGVTLPVDGGYTAGKLPL
- the glnA gene encoding type I glutamate--ammonia ligase; translation: MGKYTKDDIKRLVQEEEVKFIRLQFTDILGTIKNVEIPVSQLDKALDNKMMFDGSSIEGFVRIEESDMYLYPDYDSFMVFPWTAEKGKVARFICDIYNPNGTPFAGDPRNNLKRVLKEMEEMGFTNFNLGPEPEFFLFKLDAKGEPTLEVNDNGGYFDLAPTDLGENCRRDIVLELEEMGFEIEASHHEVAPGQHEIDFKYADAIKACDNIQTFKLVVKTIARKHGLHATFMPKPLFGEAGSGMHFNVSLFKGKENAFYDESAEIGLSDTAMQFMAGVLKHVQGFTAITNPTVNSYKRLVPGYEAPCYVAWSAQNRSPLIRIPSSRGVSTRVEVRSVDPSANPYLAMAVILEAGLEGIRQALTPPPAINRNIYVMSEEERKANGIDNLPAALDDALGLLAKDEVVQRALGSHIYANFKEAKEIEFEMYRSTVHQWERDQYMKMY
- a CDS encoding MerR family transcriptional regulator, whose product is MSSEIRRSMPLLSISIVMQLTDLTARQIRYYEEHDLIQPHRTEGNRRMFSLNDIDLLLEIKDMLEQGVNMAGIKKVFAMKNDPALQQATKEISDTELRKILREEMRQAQRMQKTSIRQGDLSRFYQ